A stretch of the Vigna radiata var. radiata cultivar VC1973A chromosome 9, Vradiata_ver6, whole genome shotgun sequence genome encodes the following:
- the LOC106773721 gene encoding uncharacterized protein LOC106773721: MLSVAKRFQLRPLRTPFLLGQLRYARTRPKSPPVALRKTEERSEWWALDGEMHEIGDHVPLRERFVIPRENIPNKRRKQLREQFMRRTRLVLKESEHDPWCKRYMELYNELRENWERLYWDEGYSKKLAQDHANYESAEDDDRDFSPYRSRRPQPQMDYSKDQTFGRNRQPDNFEKVSVLRDKFEYDRERRMREKAFAPIHGGSVPDSHDSNRWNQPLDTDRYFSQTERR; this comes from the exons ATGCTCTCTGTCGCGAAACGGTTTCAGCTTCGGCCACTGAGGACGCCGTTTCTCCTCGGGCAGCTCCGGTACGCCCGAACGCGGCCAAAGTCGCCACCGGTGGCACTGAGGAAGACGGAGGAGCGGTCGGAGTGGTGGGCGTTGGACGGCGAAATGCACGAGATCGGCGATCACGTGCCGCTACGTGAGCGCTTCGTGATCCCCCGAGAAAACATCCCCAACAAGCGCCGCAAGCAGCTCAGAGAGCAATTCATGCGCCGAACACGCCTCGTTCTTAAGGAATCC GAGCATGATCCTTGGTGTAAAAGGTACATGGAACTGTATAATGAACTTAGAGAAAACTGGGAGAGGCTTTATTGGGATGAGGGTTACTCCAAAAAGCTTGCACAGGATCATGCGAACTATGAGTCTGCTGAAGATGATGATAGGGATTTCTCCCCATACAG GAGTAGAAGACCTCAGCCTCAGATGGATTATAGTAAG GACCAGACTTTTGGAAGAAACAGACAACCTGATAACTTCGAGAAAGTTAGCGTTCTTCGGGATAAATTTGAGTATGACCGagagagaagaatgagagaaaaag CATTTGCACCCATACATGGAGGATCTGTTCCTGACTCTCATGATTCCAACCGTTGGAACCAACCGCTAGATACTGATCGATATTTTAGCCAAACAGAAAGGCGTTGA